The Chryseobacterium indicum genome contains a region encoding:
- a CDS encoding DUF6646 family protein, whose translation MKKLFFMFVLILTGTFANAQAWTGKGDQKINAGLSAWGYGTGITGTYDYGLNKLISVGAGLNIYFDNYKNNDDKNRAFVFGRINFHLKDALQLPEKLDIYPGADVGVVGNSFGLGAHIGARYFFTERIGVFAEVGNNGSLGVSINL comes from the coding sequence ATGAAGAAGTTATTTTTTATGTTTGTTCTCATCCTTACGGGAACATTTGCCAATGCTCAGGCGTGGACAGGAAAAGGAGATCAGAAAATCAATGCCGGACTCAGCGCATGGGGTTACGGAACAGGAATTACCGGAACTTATGATTATGGATTGAATAAATTAATTTCCGTAGGAGCCGGATTGAACATTTATTTCGATAATTATAAAAATAATGATGATAAAAACCGTGCTTTTGTATTCGGAAGAATCAATTTCCATCTGAAAGACGCTTTACAGCTTCCTGAAAAACTCGATATTTATCCCGGAGCAGATGTAGGAGTTGTAGGAAACAGTTTTGGATTGGGAGCCCACATCGGAGCGAGGTACTTTTTTACTGAAAGAATCGGCGTTTTCGCAGAAGTCGGCAACAATGGCAGTCTCGGAGTTTCGATTAATTTATAA
- a CDS encoding nitrilase family protein — MKITGLNLDIIWKNKAENFNIIEKELQNQEADLFLLPEMFSTGFCMDASEVSDRNLESLEFLKKMAKEKNAAFCGSAPVEENGKFYNRMYFVQPDSQVEFYDKRHLFSFSGEDKVYTPGKERVIVNYLGFRILLQVCYDLRFPVFARNNDDYDVILYVANWPEKRVGAWEHLLKARAIENLSFVFGLNRIGTDGNNLFYQESSHCFFADGKEISQKSGNLVTAELNLEELKDFRSHFQFLNDRDSFSIEF; from the coding sequence ATGAAGATTACAGGATTGAATTTAGATATTATCTGGAAAAACAAAGCAGAAAACTTTAACATTATTGAAAAAGAGTTGCAGAATCAGGAGGCAGATCTCTTTCTTTTGCCTGAAATGTTTTCCACGGGGTTTTGTATGGATGCTTCCGAAGTTTCCGATAGAAATCTGGAATCACTGGAATTTTTAAAAAAGATGGCGAAGGAAAAAAACGCTGCATTCTGCGGAAGTGCTCCGGTTGAGGAAAACGGAAAGTTCTACAACCGAATGTATTTTGTGCAGCCCGATTCTCAGGTTGAATTTTATGATAAAAGACATTTGTTTTCGTTTTCAGGAGAAGATAAAGTGTACACTCCCGGAAAAGAAAGGGTGATTGTAAATTATTTAGGTTTCAGAATCCTTTTGCAGGTTTGTTATGATCTTCGTTTTCCTGTTTTTGCAAGAAATAATGATGATTACGATGTGATTTTGTATGTGGCAAACTGGCCCGAAAAAAGAGTAGGAGCATGGGAACATCTGTTAAAAGCGAGAGCTATTGAAAATCTGTCCTTCGTTTTTGGATTAAACAGAATCGGAACCGATGGAAATAACCTGTTTTATCAGGAAAGTTCACACTGTTTTTTTGCAGACGGAAAAGAAATTTCACAAAAGAGCGGAAATCTTGTAACGGCAGAATTAAATTTAGAAGAACTGAAAGATTTCAGAAGCCATTTTCAGTTTTTAAATGACCGTGATTCTTTTTCAATTGAATTTTAA
- a CDS encoding thioredoxin family protein, giving the protein MSQAFQEIINSERPVLIDFFATWCQPCKVQSSVLNTVKENIGTAARIIKVDVDQYPALANQYGVRGVPTLAIFKQGEMLWKESGVHDVNTLTQLLKQYA; this is encoded by the coding sequence ATGTCTCAAGCATTTCAGGAAATTATCAACTCCGAAAGACCTGTTCTAATCGACTTTTTTGCAACATGGTGTCAACCCTGCAAAGTACAGTCGTCTGTTTTGAATACGGTAAAGGAAAATATAGGAACTGCAGCTAGAATTATTAAAGTAGATGTGGATCAGTATCCTGCTCTTGCCAATCAGTACGGCGTTCGCGGAGTTCCTACACTAGCCATATTTAAACAGGGAGAAATGCTGTGGAAAGAAAGCGGTGTTCATGATGTGAATACTTTGACTCAGCTTCTAAAGCAGTATGCATAA
- a CDS encoding MBL fold metallo-hydrolase — MKVEQIYTGCLAQGAYYIVSENEAVIIDPLREVKPYLDRLEKDNVTLKYIFETHFHADFVSGHLDLSKKTGAPIVYGPTAQPEFEAIIAEDDQIFEIGKIKIKVLHTPGHTMESTTYLLIDENGVETAIFTGDTLFLGDVGRPDLAQKAGSITQEDLAGILYDSLQTKIMPLDDSITVYPAHGAGSACGKNMQKETVDILGNQKKTNYALNQPDKESFIREVLDGLTAPPKYFGMNVAMNKGGYESLDAVMDKGLTAVSVEDFEAFAEETGALILDTRSPGEFYKGFVPNSVNIGLKGDFAPWVGTLIVDVKHPLLLIVDEGMEEEAITRLSRVGFDNVLGYLKGGFEAWKNSGKETDEVKRISPAEFAERYNENSKIIDVRKISEYSAEHIDNAYNKPLDVISDWVHTIDDSEHFFLHCAGGYRSMIAASILNSNGIRNFTEIEGGFGAIKKTEKFPTSDFVCHSKTI, encoded by the coding sequence ATGAAAGTCGAACAAATATACACGGGATGTCTGGCTCAGGGTGCGTACTACATCGTATCTGAAAATGAAGCAGTAATTATCGATCCTTTAAGGGAAGTAAAGCCTTATCTGGATCGTCTGGAAAAAGACAATGTAACTTTAAAATATATTTTTGAAACACATTTTCATGCAGATTTTGTCTCGGGACATCTGGATTTAAGTAAGAAAACAGGTGCTCCTATTGTTTACGGACCTACCGCTCAGCCTGAGTTTGAAGCTATTATTGCAGAAGACGATCAGATTTTTGAAATAGGAAAAATAAAAATAAAAGTTCTTCATACACCCGGTCATACGATGGAAAGCACGACTTATCTTCTGATTGACGAAAACGGAGTTGAAACAGCCATTTTCACAGGAGATACTTTATTTTTAGGAGACGTGGGAAGACCGGATCTTGCCCAGAAAGCAGGAAGTATTACTCAGGAAGATCTTGCAGGGATTTTGTACGACAGTCTTCAGACAAAGATTATGCCTCTGGATGACAGCATTACAGTTTATCCGGCTCATGGAGCGGGTTCTGCCTGTGGAAAAAATATGCAGAAAGAGACGGTTGATATTCTGGGAAATCAGAAAAAAACCAATTATGCTTTGAATCAGCCTGATAAAGAATCTTTTATCCGCGAAGTTCTGGACGGTTTAACGGCTCCGCCGAAATATTTCGGGATGAATGTTGCCATGAACAAAGGCGGTTATGAAAGTCTTGATGCGGTAATGGATAAAGGTTTAACGGCGGTTTCCGTTGAAGATTTCGAAGCGTTTGCAGAAGAAACAGGCGCGTTAATTTTAGATACCAGAAGTCCTGGAGAGTTTTATAAAGGATTTGTGCCGAATTCTGTAAATATCGGATTAAAAGGAGATTTTGCACCATGGGTGGGAACTCTGATTGTGGATGTAAAGCATCCTTTACTTCTTATTGTAGACGAAGGAATGGAAGAAGAAGCCATTACAAGACTTAGCCGCGTTGGATTCGACAATGTTCTGGGCTATCTTAAAGGAGGTTTTGAAGCATGGAAGAACAGCGGAAAAGAAACGGATGAGGTTAAAAGAATTTCTCCGGCAGAGTTTGCAGAACGTTATAACGAAAACTCAAAAATAATTGACGTTCGTAAGATCTCGGAATATTCTGCCGAACATATTGATAATGCTTACAACAAACCTTTGGACGTAATCAGTGACTGGGTTCACACGATTGATGATTCTGAGCATTTTTTCCTTCATTGTGCAGGAGGTTACAGAAGCATGATTGCAGCAAGCATCCTTAACTCCAACGGAATCAGAAACTTTACTGAAATAGAAGGAGGTTTCGGCGCAATTAAGAAAACGGAAAAATTCCCGACTTCGGATTTCGTATGTCACTCGAAAACAATATAA
- a CDS encoding helicase HerA-like domain-containing protein: MADKTQFIEELNARYTPKGDHIILGKGMLDGEVVPEVNVTIPLKTINRHGLIAGATGTGKTKTLQVFAEQLSHQGIPSLVLDIKGDFSGIAEAGTENPAIQERYAKTQLPYNPQAFPVELMTISGERGVKLRATVTEFGPVLLSKILQLNDTQQSIMSIVFKYCDDKGLPLIDLNDLKKVLQYVTENPQGKAELSSNYGSIASASLGAILRSIVALEQQGASGFFGELSFDVHDLLETRDGKGVVNILRVADIQSKPQLFSTFMLSLFAEIYMTFPEEGDSGKPKLVLFIDEAHLIFDESSKALVSQIETMVKLIRSKGVGIYFITQIPGDVPESVLSQLGLKIQHALRGFTAKDKKEISKAVENYPTTEFYDAPTLIQNLGIGEAFVTALDEKGIPTPLVHTYLISPESRMDVLNDAEISDLTKRSALVAKYDKVVDNESAYEILVGRMEQAAQEASQTSNQKTKPVKEEPGIFEQVLQSRAGRTFTSILMREGAKAILGMLGLGGRRR; this comes from the coding sequence ATGGCAGACAAAACACAATTCATTGAAGAATTAAATGCGAGATACACTCCCAAAGGAGATCATATTATATTAGGAAAAGGAATGCTGGATGGCGAAGTCGTTCCTGAAGTTAATGTTACCATTCCCTTAAAAACCATCAACCGCCACGGATTAATTGCCGGAGCAACGGGAACCGGAAAAACAAAAACATTACAGGTTTTCGCAGAACAGCTTTCGCATCAGGGAATTCCTTCTCTGGTTTTGGATATTAAAGGAGACTTTTCGGGGATTGCAGAAGCGGGAACTGAAAATCCTGCCATTCAGGAAAGATATGCCAAAACGCAGCTTCCGTACAATCCGCAGGCTTTTCCGGTAGAATTAATGACCATTTCCGGCGAAAGAGGCGTGAAATTAAGAGCCACTGTTACAGAATTCGGTCCGGTTTTATTAAGCAAAATCTTACAGTTGAATGATACTCAGCAAAGCATCATGTCGATTGTATTTAAATATTGTGATGATAAAGGTCTTCCGTTAATTGATCTGAATGACCTGAAAAAAGTCCTTCAGTACGTCACAGAAAATCCACAGGGAAAAGCTGAACTTTCTTCCAATTACGGTTCGATAGCTTCTGCATCTCTGGGCGCAATTTTAAGATCCATTGTTGCATTGGAACAGCAGGGAGCTTCCGGTTTCTTTGGAGAACTGAGTTTTGATGTTCACGATTTACTGGAAACAAGAGACGGAAAAGGAGTAGTAAACATTCTTAGAGTTGCAGACATTCAAAGCAAGCCACAGTTGTTTTCAACATTTATGCTTTCGCTCTTTGCGGAAATCTACATGACCTTTCCGGAGGAAGGCGACAGCGGAAAACCGAAGCTGGTTTTGTTTATCGATGAAGCACATTTAATTTTTGATGAATCTTCAAAAGCTTTGGTCTCGCAAATTGAAACCATGGTAAAACTGATCCGTTCAAAAGGAGTCGGAATCTATTTTATCACGCAAATTCCGGGTGATGTTCCGGAATCGGTGCTTTCTCAGCTTGGTCTAAAAATTCAGCACGCATTACGAGGGTTTACCGCTAAAGATAAAAAAGAAATCTCCAAAGCAGTAGAAAACTATCCGACCACAGAATTTTATGATGCTCCAACGCTGATCCAGAATCTGGGAATCGGGGAAGCTTTTGTGACCGCTCTGGATGAAAAGGGAATTCCGACACCGCTGGTTCATACCTATCTTATTTCCCCTGAATCAAGAATGGACGTTCTGAATGACGCGGAAATTTCAGATTTAACAAAAAGATCAGCTTTGGTTGCCAAATATGATAAAGTAGTGGATAACGAATCTGCATATGAAATTTTAGTCGGCAGAATGGAACAGGCTGCACAGGAAGCATCGCAGACTTCTAACCAGAAAACAAAGCCTGTAAAAGAAGAACCCGGAATTTTCGAGCAGGTTTTACAAAGCAGGGCGGGAAGAACGTTTACCAGCATACTGATGCGCGAAGGCGCAAAAGCAATTCTGGGAATGCTTGGTCTGGGAGGAAGACGAAGATAA
- a CDS encoding 3'-5' exonuclease, which translates to MYSIIDIESNGAGYRKECIIDIAVYRYDGQKIVDQFISLVNPESDITPFVQKLTNITPKMVKTAPKFHEIARRIVEITANTTLVGHNIDFDYRMLRQSFQRLGYEFKINTLDTIPLAKKLIPDEVSYSLGKLVKSLGIPLTNHHRAEGDARATLELFKLLISKDTENEIIQKQHDETNSKTYINKIKELTQDLPNEKGFVYFQNEAGKIIFSDHVQDINKFSKKVFNSKSKKWEAIQKDVEQINYELTGTDIIAKLILNSKGIKKREILPFGLYCRNGKYVVEKNKLNKLEKPILKFRSFTQGSKAVQFIGKFEEYNDIEVFKKKIEFRKRNELWLGQGRKLGEKLFLIIENGKVVSYGFYELFTQIQTLSKLNKLKIDLLSQSADLVNELQLALLRGDFETLPLPK; encoded by the coding sequence ATGTATTCAATAATAGACATAGAAAGTAATGGTGCAGGTTACAGGAAAGAATGCATTATCGATATTGCTGTTTACCGATACGATGGTCAGAAAATTGTAGATCAGTTTATCTCTTTGGTAAACCCCGAAAGTGATATCACCCCTTTTGTGCAGAAATTAACCAACATTACTCCGAAAATGGTTAAAACTGCACCGAAATTCCATGAAATTGCGCGTAGAATTGTTGAAATTACGGCAAATACAACTTTGGTAGGTCATAATATCGATTTTGATTACAGAATGCTTCGTCAATCGTTTCAGAGGTTAGGTTACGAATTTAAAATCAATACTTTAGATACAATTCCTTTAGCTAAAAAACTGATTCCTGATGAGGTAAGCTATTCTCTCGGAAAACTGGTGAAATCTTTAGGAATTCCTTTAACCAATCATCACAGAGCGGAAGGAGATGCGAGAGCAACACTGGAATTATTCAAACTTCTGATTTCAAAAGACACAGAAAATGAAATCATTCAGAAGCAGCATGACGAAACCAATTCCAAGACTTACATCAATAAAATCAAGGAATTAACGCAGGATCTTCCCAATGAAAAAGGCTTTGTATATTTTCAGAATGAAGCGGGAAAGATTATTTTTTCAGATCATGTTCAGGATATCAATAAATTTTCAAAAAAAGTTTTCAATTCCAAATCTAAAAAGTGGGAAGCCATTCAGAAAGACGTTGAACAGATCAATTACGAACTTACCGGAACCGATATTATTGCCAAGCTGATTCTGAATTCAAAAGGAATTAAAAAAAGAGAGATCCTTCCTTTCGGTCTGTATTGCAGAAACGGAAAATACGTCGTGGAAAAAAACAAGCTGAATAAACTGGAAAAACCGATTTTGAAATTCAGGTCTTTTACACAAGGCTCGAAAGCGGTACAGTTCATCGGAAAATTTGAAGAATATAATGATATAGAGGTTTTTAAAAAGAAAATCGAATTCAGAAAACGAAATGAACTCTGGTTAGGACAAGGCAGAAAACTGGGCGAAAAACTGTTTTTGATTATCGAAAACGGAAAAGTGGTTTCTTACGGTTTCTATGAACTTTTCACTCAGATTCAGACCTTAAGCAAGCTTAATAAATTAAAGATCGATCTGCTTTCACAATCTGCAGACCTCGTTAATGAGCTGCAGTTGGCTTTGCTGAGAGGAGATTTTGAAACCCTGCCTTTGCCGAAATAA
- the lysA gene encoding diaminopimelate decarboxylase, with the protein MNSKELLKIANEFGTPVYVYDAESIKTQYEKLTSSFLKHTKFFYAAKALTNINILKYVKNLGASLDCVSINEVKLGLKAGFPKEKILFTPNCVDLAEIEEAMTFGVHINIDNISILEQFGNKYGNSYPILVRINPHIFAGGNYKISTGHIDSKFGISIHQVRHIERVMKSTNLNVEGLHMHTGSEIKDPDVFLQALEIMLELSEHFPNLKYLDMGSGFKIPYQDTEEETDVKTLGKKVEKVISEFSKSTGKKFELWFEPGKFLVGKSGYLLVKANVIKQTTATVFVGVNSGFNHLIRPMFYDSYHVIENLSNPKGAERIYTVVGNICETDTFAWDRKLNEVREGDILAFHNAGAYGFEMSSNFNSRLKPAEVMFLDGKAYLIRKRDEFEDLLKNQIEVL; encoded by the coding sequence ATGAATTCAAAAGAATTATTAAAGATTGCCAATGAGTTTGGCACCCCGGTGTACGTTTACGATGCCGAATCCATTAAAACACAATACGAGAAACTTACCTCTTCTTTTCTAAAACACACAAAGTTTTTCTACGCAGCGAAAGCGCTTACCAATATCAACATCCTGAAGTATGTGAAAAATCTGGGAGCTTCATTAGATTGTGTATCCATCAATGAAGTAAAACTAGGGTTGAAAGCCGGTTTTCCAAAGGAAAAAATACTTTTTACGCCCAATTGTGTGGATCTTGCCGAAATTGAAGAAGCGATGACTTTCGGGGTGCATATCAATATCGATAATATTTCTATTCTGGAGCAGTTCGGGAACAAATACGGAAACTCTTACCCGATTTTAGTAAGAATCAACCCGCATATTTTTGCCGGCGGAAACTATAAAATTTCTACAGGACACATCGACAGCAAATTCGGGATTTCCATTCATCAGGTTCGTCATATCGAAAGAGTGATGAAATCTACTAACCTTAATGTGGAAGGTCTTCACATGCACACCGGAAGCGAGATCAAAGATCCGGATGTTTTCCTTCAGGCTTTGGAGATCATGCTTGAATTATCCGAACATTTCCCGAATCTGAAATATCTGGATATGGGAAGCGGTTTCAAAATTCCTTATCAGGACACCGAAGAAGAAACCGACGTAAAAACATTAGGGAAAAAAGTGGAGAAAGTAATCTCTGAATTCTCAAAATCAACCGGAAAAAAATTCGAATTATGGTTTGAACCGGGGAAATTTCTTGTCGGAAAAAGCGGATATTTACTGGTGAAAGCCAATGTGATTAAACAAACAACGGCAACTGTTTTTGTCGGGGTGAATTCAGGATTCAACCATCTGATTCGTCCGATGTTCTACGATTCTTACCATGTGATCGAAAATTTATCGAACCCGAAAGGAGCGGAAAGAATTTATACTGTGGTAGGAAACATCTGCGAAACGGATACTTTTGCATGGGACAGAAAGCTGAATGAAGTAAGAGAAGGCGATATTCTGGCGTTTCACAATGCAGGAGCTTATGGTTTTGAGATGAGTTCCAACTTTAATTCAAGGTTAAAACCTGCCGAAGTTATGTTTTTAGACGGAAAAGCATATCTCATCAGAAAAAGAGATGAATTCGAAGATCTTTTGAAAAATCAGATCGAGGTATTGTAG
- a CDS encoding thiamine pyrophosphate-dependent enzyme, which translates to MAKNIAEQIVEMLENANVKRIYAVTGDSLNHLNIAVKKSSIEWIHVRHEEAGAYAAAAEAELDGFAVCAGSCGPGHVHLINGVYEAHRSHVPMLVIASTIPSEEMGMDYFQETNTIKLFDDCSHYNQMITRLEQVQRTVQTAIQHAISKKGVAVIGLPGDVSELDAEEAVTSDKIFRTNPVIRPSDEELKELADLINESKKVTLYCGIGAENANAEVVELSKYLKAPVGYSFRGKMSIQPNNPNEVGLTGLLGLPSAYHAMHEADLLILLGTDFPYEKFMPVKNKIVQIDEAPERLGRRAKLELGLTGDVKETIKALLPLLKEKTDGNFLKQQLEFYEKVKENQLTYVKDPGTENAIQPEFVTHTLDKLTKKDAIFTVDTGMCCVWGARYITGTGERKMLGSFNHGSMANAMPMAIGASLAYPERQVVALCGDGGLSMLLGDMATIFQYKLPVKIIVFNNRSLGMVKLEMEVGGMPDNETDMVNPDFAMIAHAMGYPGKNVNKPEDVEAAIKECLDYNGPYLLNIFTNPNALALPPKIEAAQILGMTKSMAQLMLGGKMEEALDTVKSNYKHIKDLL; encoded by the coding sequence ATGGCTAAAAATATTGCAGAGCAAATTGTAGAAATGCTTGAAAACGCCAATGTGAAAAGAATTTATGCCGTTACAGGCGACAGTTTAAACCATTTAAATATAGCCGTAAAAAAAAGCAGCATCGAATGGATTCACGTAAGGCACGAAGAAGCCGGAGCTTATGCAGCAGCTGCAGAAGCGGAACTGGATGGTTTTGCGGTTTGCGCGGGAAGCTGCGGACCGGGACACGTTCATTTAATCAATGGGGTTTATGAAGCGCACCGTTCTCATGTTCCGATGTTGGTTATTGCTTCCACGATTCCAAGTGAAGAAATGGGGATGGATTATTTTCAGGAAACCAATACCATTAAGTTATTCGACGATTGCAGTCATTACAACCAAATGATTACAAGACTGGAACAGGTTCAGAGAACGGTACAGACGGCAATTCAGCATGCAATTTCCAAAAAAGGCGTTGCGGTAATCGGTCTTCCGGGAGACGTTTCGGAGCTGGATGCAGAAGAAGCGGTGACTTCCGATAAAATTTTCAGAACAAATCCTGTTATTCGTCCTTCAGATGAAGAATTAAAAGAACTCGCAGATTTAATCAACGAAAGTAAAAAAGTAACGCTTTATTGCGGAATCGGTGCGGAAAATGCCAATGCTGAAGTGGTTGAACTTTCAAAATATTTAAAAGCTCCGGTGGGATATTCTTTCCGCGGAAAAATGTCTATTCAGCCAAATAATCCCAATGAAGTAGGTTTAACCGGACTTTTAGGACTTCCTTCTGCTTATCATGCCATGCACGAAGCTGATCTTCTGATTCTTCTGGGGACAGATTTTCCTTACGAGAAATTTATGCCTGTCAAAAACAAAATTGTTCAGATCGATGAAGCGCCCGAACGTTTGGGAAGAAGAGCTAAACTGGAATTGGGATTAACGGGCGATGTAAAAGAAACTATCAAAGCACTTTTACCATTATTGAAAGAAAAAACAGACGGCAATTTCCTTAAACAGCAGCTTGAGTTTTATGAAAAGGTTAAAGAAAATCAGCTTACGTATGTGAAAGATCCTGGAACTGAAAATGCCATTCAGCCGGAGTTTGTTACCCATACTTTGGATAAATTAACAAAGAAAGACGCCATTTTTACCGTAGATACAGGAATGTGCTGTGTTTGGGGCGCGAGATACATCACAGGAACCGGAGAACGGAAAATGCTCGGTTCTTTTAATCACGGTTCGATGGCGAATGCAATGCCAATGGCAATTGGAGCCTCTTTAGCGTATCCTGAAAGGCAGGTTGTTGCTCTATGCGGCGACGGAGGTTTATCCATGCTTCTGGGAGATATGGCAACGATTTTTCAGTATAAACTTCCGGTGAAAATTATCGTATTCAATAACCGGTCTTTAGGAATGGTAAAACTGGAAATGGAAGTAGGAGGAATGCCGGATAATGAAACGGATATGGTGAATCCGGATTTTGCAATGATTGCCCATGCAATGGGATATCCCGGAAAAAATGTAAATAAACCTGAGGATGTGGAAGCTGCCATTAAAGAATGTCTTGATTATAACGGTCCTTATCTTTTAAATATTTTTACCAATCCGAATGCACTGGCTCTACCTCCGAAAATTGAAGCCGCTCAGATTTTAGGAATGACAAAATCCATGGCTCAGCTTATGTTGGGAGGAAAAATGGAAGAAGCACTCGACACTGTGAAAAGCAATTACAAACACATTAAAGATCTTTTGTAA
- a CDS encoding energy transducer TonB, whose amino-acid sequence MKKYLLILPLLLISGKGFSQENTTQVQQTAESYQKAEFPGGDQAFQKEFMNMVHAYIDMALYAIQGKVTFVFNIDAKGKISQIDVLPKFKNNEMFIDDMKYAAKKVKGKWTPAKKNGVPVDSKFVMKVNFSNNTYDHD is encoded by the coding sequence ATGAAAAAATATCTTTTAATTTTACCTTTATTGCTTATAAGCGGTAAAGGCTTTTCTCAGGAAAATACAACTCAGGTTCAGCAGACAGCGGAAAGTTACCAGAAAGCAGAATTTCCGGGAGGCGATCAGGCTTTTCAGAAAGAATTCATGAATATGGTTCATGCCTATATTGATATGGCTCTTTATGCCATTCAGGGAAAAGTGACTTTTGTGTTTAATATTGATGCCAAAGGAAAAATCAGTCAGATCGATGTCCTTCCGAAATTCAAAAACAATGAAATGTTTATCGACGACATGAAATATGCGGCGAAAAAAGTAAAAGGAAAATGGACTCCCGCAAAAAAGAACGGCGTTCCGGTCGATTCAAAATTTGTTATGAAGGTGAATTTCAGTAACAATACTTATGATCATGATTAA
- a CDS encoding energy transducer TonB has product MIKKLFPFIILLCYSSVCAQISNAYYSVGEEAYKGGAEKMYQDIHDVITRKNLQKCPKNEYFYVKLRIDRTGKPGLIQDKRTKEFMQKSPCAYDYVIKTLGELHDWIPSKNVTLSDGTLYEFPFFPNDLVGHNYKKDYNAKEQTEKASYEGGTDAFRKELAYLIGEYLADLYKPEGVFELSFTVNENGRASDFDIFPKSPSSEQFVKDINTITKRMKDKWIPAKFRGQNISSRNVIKIRFRND; this is encoded by the coding sequence ATGATTAAAAAATTATTTCCATTTATTATTTTATTGTGTTATTCATCTGTCTGTGCGCAAATCAGTAATGCTTACTATTCTGTAGGTGAAGAAGCTTACAAAGGGGGTGCTGAAAAGATGTATCAGGACATCCACGATGTAATTACTAGAAAAAATCTTCAGAAATGTCCTAAAAACGAGTATTTTTATGTCAAACTAAGAATAGATCGTACAGGAAAACCGGGACTTATACAAGATAAGCGAACAAAAGAGTTTATGCAAAAATCTCCGTGTGCATATGATTATGTGATAAAAACACTCGGAGAGCTTCACGATTGGATTCCAAGTAAAAACGTAACGCTTTCTGATGGTACACTTTATGAATTTCCGTTTTTTCCTAATGATTTGGTTGGACATAATTACAAAAAAGATTACAATGCAAAAGAGCAGACAGAAAAGGCATCCTACGAAGGAGGGACTGATGCTTTCAGAAAGGAACTTGCTTATTTAATCGGGGAATATCTTGCAGATTTGTACAAACCGGAGGGGGTTTTTGAATTATCTTTTACGGTAAATGAAAACGGTAGAGCATCGGATTTTGATATTTTTCCCAAATCTCCTTCATCTGAACAGTTTGTGAAAGATATAAATACAATTACTAAAAGAATGAAGGACAAGTGGATCCCTGCAAAATTCAGAGGACAAAATATTTCTTCAAGAAATGTAATTAAAATAAGATTCAGAAATGATTAA